Proteins encoded by one window of Aliidongia dinghuensis:
- a CDS encoding tetratricopeptide repeat protein gives MWTRRRSAAARFDAPDAAKLAHMSRHELQELLSGDPAVAAPWVRIGAEGGLTEAQVRLGRMLLAGEGVPKDAAAAVRWFKTAARSHDADAMNMLGRCHELGWGVPADVAEAAVWYGRSAAAGNDWGQYNLGHLYLDGNGVERAPAKALAWYLKAAAQGHARAMNLAARCYEEGWGTARDPAAAFDWYRRSAEAGYFRAQYNYATALAERGLASAAAEWFWRAAEGGTPDLRRTIADRLSASRVPALVTVAERVRGLD, from the coding sequence ATGTGGACCCGTCGTCGATCGGCCGCGGCGCGTTTCGACGCGCCGGACGCGGCCAAACTCGCGCACATGTCACGGCACGAGCTCCAGGAACTCTTGAGCGGCGACCCGGCCGTCGCGGCACCCTGGGTGCGGATCGGGGCCGAGGGCGGGTTGACCGAGGCCCAGGTGCGGCTCGGCCGCATGCTCTTGGCGGGCGAGGGCGTGCCGAAGGATGCGGCGGCGGCCGTGCGCTGGTTCAAGACGGCGGCGCGGTCGCACGATGCGGACGCCATGAACATGCTGGGCCGCTGCCACGAATTGGGCTGGGGCGTGCCGGCGGACGTTGCCGAGGCTGCGGTCTGGTACGGCCGCTCCGCCGCTGCCGGGAATGACTGGGGCCAGTACAACCTCGGCCACCTCTATCTCGACGGCAACGGCGTCGAGCGCGCCCCGGCGAAGGCGCTCGCCTGGTACTTGAAGGCCGCGGCCCAGGGCCATGCCCGGGCGATGAACCTGGCGGCGCGCTGCTATGAGGAGGGTTGGGGCACGGCCAGGGACCCGGCTGCCGCGTTCGACTGGTATCGCCGCTCAGCCGAAGCCGGCTATTTCCGTGCCCAGTACAATTATGCGACGGCGCTCGCCGAGCGCGGCCTGGCTTCGGCGGCGGCCGAGTGGTTCTGGCGTGCGGCCGAGGGCGGCACGCCGGACTTGCGCCGGACCATTGCCGACCGGCTTTCGGCGAGCCGCGTGCCGGCCCTGGTCACGGTCGCCGAGCGGGTCCGCGGGCTCGATTGA
- a CDS encoding Fe2+-dependent dioxygenase gives MLLQIPGVLSADEVALCRDRLDRADWHDGRLTAGHQSARVKVNQQLPETDPVARELSELVLRALERAPDFLAAALPRHVYPPLFNRYVPGMSFGAHVDNAVRQVPGTAYRLRTDVSATLFLSAPEDYDGGELVVEDTYGTHSVKLPAGDMVLYPATSLHRVMPVTRGARVAAFFWTQSMVKDDGERSLLFDLDLGIREFAKTAPEAPAALRLTACYHNLLRRWAEL, from the coding sequence ATGCTGCTTCAGATCCCCGGCGTGCTCAGCGCCGACGAGGTGGCGCTGTGCCGCGACCGGCTCGACCGGGCGGATTGGCACGATGGCCGGCTGACCGCCGGCCATCAGTCGGCCCGCGTCAAGGTGAACCAGCAGCTGCCTGAGACCGATCCGGTCGCGCGCGAGCTCAGCGAGCTGGTGTTGCGCGCGCTCGAGCGTGCGCCGGATTTCCTCGCGGCGGCGCTGCCGCGCCACGTCTATCCGCCGCTGTTCAACCGTTATGTGCCGGGTATGTCGTTCGGCGCCCATGTCGACAATGCCGTGCGCCAGGTGCCGGGCACGGCCTATCGGCTCCGGACCGACGTGTCGGCGACGCTGTTCCTCTCAGCACCCGAGGACTACGACGGCGGCGAGTTGGTCGTCGAGGACACCTACGGCACCCATTCGGTCAAGCTGCCGGCCGGCGACATGGTGCTCTATCCCGCGACCAGCCTGCACCGTGTCATGCCGGTGACGCGCGGCGCCCGGGTCGCTGCCTTCTTCTGGACCCAGAGCATGGTCAAGGACGACGGCGAGCGCAGCCTGCTGTTCGATCTCGATCTCGGCATCCGCGAGTTCGCCAAGACGGCGCCCGAAGCCCCGGCGGCGCTCAGGCTGACCGCCTGCTACCACAACCTGCTGCGCCGCTGGGCGGAACTCTAG
- a CDS encoding TonB-dependent receptor: protein MRALDSAESSLRRPSFLGLSQPALAATTVCMTSAATLSGAFAQTVTASQDPPQGDGKAEQITVTGVRALVNDKLPTGLQDAPQSINVIDQQLLKDQGTTRLQDALKNVPGITFNSGEGAARGDTVNLRGFSAFNDFFLDGIRDAAVYTRDSFDLDQVEVLKGPSAVLFGRGSTGGVINQVSKAPTLAPLYAGTVSAGTNSLFRGTADVNEPLTATSAIRLNAMAESSDVADRDIAHNERWGVAPSYALGLGTPTTLTFSYLHQEENNVPDFGIPFINGQPAPVSRSSFYGLTSDQNTARDDIATIRVRHEFSRALSVSDTLRLASYMFGYRFNSPNFGATAPTATTPLSAIRVGHDEPSSQGAQTNLTNQTDVTARFATGPVDHIVTVGAEFSRQTSNIGRFNNPFNKNNNFIPMTPLLSPDPNEVAPPEGIASQQNTTAYSSAGYLTDTIQIGPYVDVIGGVRYDRFAASYNQYTLATATTLHLDHVDHETSPRAAIVIKPDDTQSYYFSYGTSFDPSAEALTLTTKTAGLSPVEAKTYEVGGKTSWLGGMFNVTGALFHTEVDNAQTNDPDNPTITTLAGDQRVRGFELGINGYITPAWEIYAGYTYLDAKTIRSGTAAFVGKVLQNVARNSGSLFTEYNINDDWMVGGGANWVGHRFADFGEQANLPGYVTFNAVASYQLNDNVKLQVNATNLLDKKYYDAAYYTSAAENHVVPGAGRTVIFSTAFTF, encoded by the coding sequence ATGCGTGCATTGGATTCGGCCGAAAGTAGCCTTCGGCGTCCGTCGTTCCTGGGCCTGTCACAGCCGGCGCTGGCCGCGACCACGGTTTGCATGACCTCGGCAGCAACGCTGTCGGGTGCCTTCGCCCAGACAGTGACGGCCAGCCAGGATCCGCCGCAGGGCGACGGCAAGGCCGAGCAGATTACCGTCACCGGCGTCCGGGCGCTGGTGAACGACAAGCTGCCGACCGGACTGCAGGACGCGCCGCAATCGATCAACGTCATCGACCAGCAGCTGCTGAAGGACCAGGGCACGACGCGGCTGCAAGACGCGCTTAAGAACGTGCCGGGCATCACCTTCAATTCGGGCGAGGGGGCGGCGCGCGGCGACACGGTCAATCTGCGCGGCTTCTCCGCCTTCAACGATTTCTTCCTCGACGGCATCCGCGATGCCGCCGTCTACACCCGCGACAGCTTCGATCTCGACCAGGTCGAGGTGCTGAAGGGCCCGTCGGCGGTGCTGTTCGGCCGCGGCTCGACCGGCGGCGTCATCAACCAGGTCTCGAAGGCGCCGACGCTGGCGCCGCTCTATGCCGGGACGGTCTCGGCCGGCACGAACTCGCTGTTCCGCGGCACGGCCGACGTCAACGAGCCGCTGACCGCGACGTCGGCGATCCGCCTCAACGCGATGGCCGAAAGCTCCGACGTTGCCGACCGCGACATCGCCCACAACGAACGTTGGGGCGTGGCACCCTCCTACGCGCTCGGCCTCGGCACGCCGACGACGCTGACTTTCTCCTACCTGCACCAGGAGGAGAACAACGTGCCGGACTTCGGCATCCCGTTCATCAACGGCCAGCCGGCGCCCGTGTCGCGCAGCTCGTTCTATGGCCTGACCTCGGACCAGAACACGGCGCGCGACGACATCGCCACCATCCGGGTCCGGCACGAGTTCAGCCGCGCCCTGTCGGTCTCCGACACGCTCCGGCTCGCGAGCTACATGTTCGGCTATCGGTTCAATTCGCCCAACTTCGGGGCGACCGCGCCGACCGCGACGACGCCGCTCAGCGCGATACGGGTCGGCCACGACGAGCCGTCGAGCCAGGGCGCCCAGACCAACCTCACCAACCAGACGGATGTGACCGCCCGCTTCGCCACGGGGCCGGTCGACCACATCGTGACGGTGGGTGCCGAATTCTCGCGGCAGACCTCGAACATCGGGCGGTTCAACAACCCGTTCAACAAGAACAACAACTTCATCCCGATGACGCCGCTGCTCAGCCCGGACCCGAACGAAGTGGCGCCGCCGGAGGGCATCGCCTCGCAGCAGAATACGACGGCCTATTCGAGTGCCGGCTACCTGACCGACACGATCCAGATCGGCCCCTACGTCGACGTGATCGGCGGCGTGCGCTACGACCGGTTCGCGGCCAGCTACAACCAGTACACGCTCGCGACGGCGACGACGCTGCACCTCGACCATGTCGACCACGAGACGAGCCCGCGCGCCGCCATCGTGATCAAACCGGACGACACGCAGAGCTACTATTTCTCATATGGCACGTCGTTCGACCCGTCGGCCGAGGCGCTGACGCTCACGACCAAGACCGCCGGCCTGTCGCCCGTCGAGGCCAAGACCTACGAGGTCGGCGGCAAGACCTCGTGGCTGGGCGGCATGTTCAACGTGACGGGCGCGCTGTTCCATACCGAAGTCGACAACGCCCAGACCAACGACCCGGACAACCCGACCATCACGACGCTGGCGGGCGATCAGCGCGTCCGCGGCTTCGAGCTCGGCATCAACGGCTACATCACGCCCGCGTGGGAGATCTATGCCGGCTATACCTATCTCGACGCGAAGACCATCAGGTCGGGCACGGCGGCCTTCGTCGGCAAGGTGTTGCAGAACGTGGCTCGGAATTCCGGCAGCCTCTTTACCGAATACAATATCAATGACGACTGGATGGTCGGCGGCGGCGCCAACTGGGTGGGCCATCGCTTCGCGGATTTCGGAGAGCAGGCCAACCTGCCGGGCTATGTCACCTTCAACGCCGTCGCCTCCTATCAGCTGAACGACAATGTGAAGCTGCAGGTCAACGCCACGAACCTGCTCGACAAGAAATACTACGACGCGGCCTACTACACCTCCGCGGCGGAGAACCATGTCGTGCCCGGGGCGGGGCGCACCGTAATCTTCTCGACCGCCTTCACGTTCTGA
- the gcvA gene encoding transcriptional regulator GcvA, protein MKSPVYLNALRAFEASARHESFSAAAAELNVTSAAVGQLVRSLEEWLGTPLFHRGTSGRARLVLTETALRAMPDIRAGFDRLSLGLAKLKEGSANGLLTVTVSPAFAAKWLLPRLDRFQAAWPDTDVRLDTSLKLLDFPAQGIDIGVRYGAGTWPGLTAEKLMEEEVYPVCSPALLGKSRRLRSPADLANETLIHDLSVDSRAGFATWDTWLERAGVKEISPKRGLRVNNSAAVLQAAIDGHGVALARSIMARDDLAASRLVRLFPEVELAAALAYYVVYRPECATLPRLLAFRGWLFDEAAQNSPLPQHGF, encoded by the coding sequence ATGAAGTCGCCCGTCTACCTCAACGCACTGCGCGCCTTCGAGGCCAGCGCCCGGCATGAGAGCTTCTCTGCCGCTGCCGCAGAACTGAACGTGACCTCGGCAGCCGTCGGCCAGCTCGTACGCAGCCTCGAGGAGTGGCTTGGCACTCCGTTGTTTCATCGAGGCACCAGCGGACGAGCCAGGCTCGTCCTGACCGAGACAGCTCTTCGAGCGATGCCCGATATCCGGGCGGGGTTCGACCGCTTGAGCCTCGGCCTGGCCAAGTTGAAAGAGGGATCCGCGAACGGCCTGCTGACCGTGACGGTGAGCCCCGCCTTTGCTGCGAAGTGGCTGCTGCCGCGGCTCGATCGGTTTCAGGCCGCTTGGCCGGATACCGACGTCCGGCTCGATACCAGCCTCAAGCTGCTCGATTTCCCGGCGCAGGGCATCGACATCGGCGTGCGCTACGGCGCCGGAACCTGGCCTGGCCTGACGGCGGAAAAGCTGATGGAGGAAGAGGTCTATCCGGTCTGCTCTCCAGCACTTTTGGGCAAGAGCCGGCGGCTACGCTCGCCGGCGGACCTGGCGAACGAGACCCTGATCCATGATCTGTCGGTCGATTCCCGCGCTGGCTTCGCGACGTGGGACACCTGGCTGGAGCGAGCGGGCGTAAAAGAGATTTCCCCCAAGCGCGGGCTGCGCGTCAACAATTCAGCGGCCGTCCTGCAGGCGGCGATCGACGGGCATGGCGTAGCGCTGGCGCGCAGCATCATGGCGCGCGACGACTTGGCGGCAAGTCGGCTGGTGCGGCTGTTTCCAGAGGTCGAATTGGCGGCGGCGCTTGCCTACTACGTGGTCTATCGCCCCGAATGCGCGACGCTGCCCCGGCTGTTGGCGTTTCGGGGCTGGCTCTTCGACGAAGCAGCGCAAAATAGCCCCCTCCCCCAGCACGGCTTCTAA
- a CDS encoding cupin domain-containing protein — protein MLVNSDFSRRAIVTPDEYRWVASPQGGVERVMLDRLGDEKARATSIVRYAKASHFPPHMHPGGEEVLVLSGTFSEGERDYPAGWYLRNPPRSSHRPSSEDGTTIFVKLWQMPASESEFVRVNTHDPSRWTRQRDREVCPLFSGADEQVALERVAASARIFAGRVDGAEMLVLDGELREEDQIYRRGSWIRLPAGEDPAFIAGTSGVTIYLKTGHLRTQPVPPAC, from the coding sequence ATGCTTGTCAATTCAGACTTTTCGCGGCGCGCCATCGTTACGCCCGATGAGTATCGATGGGTTGCCTCCCCGCAAGGCGGCGTCGAACGCGTGATGCTTGACCGTCTTGGGGATGAAAAAGCGCGAGCAACCAGCATCGTGCGATACGCGAAAGCGTCGCATTTTCCGCCTCACATGCACCCGGGCGGTGAGGAGGTGTTGGTTCTTTCCGGCACCTTTTCCGAAGGCGAGCGCGACTATCCCGCCGGGTGGTATCTGCGCAATCCGCCGAGGTCGTCCCATCGGCCGTCCAGCGAGGACGGCACGACGATCTTCGTGAAGCTCTGGCAGATGCCGGCCAGCGAAAGCGAGTTCGTCCGCGTAAACACGCACGATCCGTCCCGATGGACGAGGCAGCGAGATCGTGAGGTCTGCCCGCTATTCTCCGGAGCCGACGAACAGGTCGCCCTCGAGCGCGTCGCTGCCAGCGCGAGGATTTTCGCCGGTCGCGTCGACGGCGCCGAAATGTTGGTGCTGGATGGCGAGTTGCGCGAGGAAGACCAGATCTACCGCCGCGGCAGCTGGATCCGCCTTCCGGCGGGCGAGGACCCCGCCTTCATCGCTGGGACCAGCGGGGTCACGATCTACCTGAAAACCGGCCACCTGCGTACCCAGCCGGTGCCGCCCGCATGCTGA
- a CDS encoding flavin monoamine oxidase family protein: MLTARFGIVGGGLSGLWAAALLEEQGIDDYVLLEAREMFGGRIRSEAVGAEVDGEQPTAGCFDLGATWFWPALQPELAALVSNLGLDAFEQYEAGDMLVDRSELGAPSRVRGYLSSPASMRIAGGMGALVDAIRRRLKSTRLMRGQRVRTIRHTGTDIALDTEDAGGRGATYRVAHVLLAVPPRLATATIEFMPSLPDALALAWRQTGTWMAPHAKYVAIYDAPFWRDQGLSGEARSMVGPLAEIHDASAPGGDAALFGFFGIASETRRRASEDMLRVHCRAQLARLFGASAAMPKAELLKDWAGDPYTATVADLHADSSHADAPEPSPRHGIWRGRIVGIASEWSPRFPGYVAGAVEAAGQGVAALTSPEIIRSSSPIPAKE; the protein is encoded by the coding sequence ATGCTGACCGCACGGTTTGGGATCGTCGGCGGTGGCCTGAGCGGCCTCTGGGCCGCGGCGCTGCTCGAGGAACAGGGCATCGACGACTATGTCCTGCTGGAAGCGCGGGAGATGTTCGGCGGCCGGATTCGTTCCGAGGCGGTGGGCGCAGAGGTCGACGGCGAGCAGCCAACCGCCGGGTGCTTCGACCTGGGCGCCACCTGGTTCTGGCCAGCACTGCAGCCCGAGCTGGCCGCCCTCGTCAGCAACCTCGGGCTTGACGCCTTCGAGCAGTACGAAGCGGGCGACATGCTCGTCGACCGGTCCGAACTCGGTGCGCCGAGCCGTGTCCGCGGCTATCTCTCGTCGCCTGCCTCCATGCGCATCGCGGGCGGCATGGGCGCACTGGTCGATGCAATTCGACGCCGCCTCAAGTCGACGCGCCTGATGCGTGGGCAACGCGTGCGGACCATCCGGCACACCGGGACCGACATTGCGCTGGACACCGAAGATGCCGGCGGACGCGGTGCGACCTATCGCGTCGCTCACGTCCTGCTCGCCGTGCCGCCGCGCCTCGCCACGGCGACAATTGAATTCATGCCGTCGTTGCCGGACGCTCTCGCGCTCGCGTGGCGGCAAACTGGCACATGGATGGCGCCCCATGCGAAATATGTCGCGATCTACGACGCACCATTCTGGCGTGACCAAGGGCTCTCGGGCGAAGCCCGGAGCATGGTGGGGCCGCTCGCCGAGATTCATGACGCGTCGGCGCCCGGCGGCGATGCCGCGTTGTTCGGGTTCTTCGGGATTGCCTCCGAGACGCGCAGGCGCGCCAGCGAAGACATGTTGCGCGTGCATTGCCGCGCTCAGCTCGCGCGACTGTTCGGGGCAAGCGCCGCTATGCCGAAAGCGGAGCTGCTGAAGGACTGGGCCGGCGATCCCTACACGGCGACCGTCGCCGATCTGCACGCGGATTCCTCTCACGCTGACGCACCGGAGCCCAGCCCACGCCATGGCATCTGGCGCGGCCGCATCGTCGGCATCGCAAGCGAGTGGTCCCCTCGCTTCCCGGGCTATGTGGCCGGGGCGGTCGAGGCTGCCGGCCAAGGCGTGGCGGCGCTGACGTCGCCAGAGATCATCCGTTCCTCATCCCCGATTCCAGCCAAGGAGTGA
- a CDS encoding SDR family oxidoreductase: protein MKLSGKTALITGGASGIGLAAAALFAREGARVAITGREEARLMQAKAHLGDTAITIVADVRSREAMQGMSRQVAGAFGGLDIFFANAGVAFATPLSGTDEARYDELMDINVKGVFFSMQAVSPILREGASVILNTSWLNEVGTPGLSMLSASKAAVRSLARTWSAELLDRKIRVNAVSPGAIDTPIHARGGSTPDQVQAGKDRIASRIPLRRLGEPSDIAEAALFLASDASRYMLGAELVVDGGFSQL from the coding sequence ATGAAGTTGAGTGGCAAGACAGCGCTGATCACGGGTGGCGCGAGCGGCATCGGGCTGGCGGCCGCGGCGCTTTTTGCGCGCGAGGGCGCGCGCGTGGCGATCACTGGCCGGGAAGAAGCCCGGTTAATGCAGGCGAAAGCCCACCTGGGTGACACGGCGATCACGATCGTGGCCGACGTGCGCTCGCGCGAAGCGATGCAGGGCATGAGCCGCCAGGTCGCCGGCGCGTTCGGCGGACTCGACATCTTCTTTGCCAACGCGGGCGTCGCATTCGCCACCCCGCTCTCCGGGACCGATGAGGCCCGCTACGACGAGCTCATGGATATCAACGTCAAGGGCGTCTTCTTCTCGATGCAGGCCGTTTCACCGATCCTGCGCGAGGGCGCCTCGGTCATCCTCAACACGTCGTGGCTCAACGAAGTCGGCACGCCGGGTCTCTCGATGCTGTCGGCGTCGAAGGCCGCCGTGCGGTCGCTGGCCCGTACCTGGTCGGCTGAGCTGCTCGACCGCAAGATCCGCGTGAACGCGGTCAGCCCAGGCGCGATCGATACGCCGATCCACGCCCGGGGCGGCAGCACGCCGGACCAGGTCCAAGCCGGCAAGGACCGCATTGCCTCGCGCATCCCGCTCCGACGGCTGGGCGAGCCTAGCGATATCGCCGAGGCGGCGCTGTTCCTCGCGAGCGATGCATCCCGGTACATGCTGGGTGCCGAGCTGGTCGTCGACGGCGGCTTCTCGCAGTTGTAG